CGGCCGTACGGCAGGCGGCCCAGCACATGCGGCAGCACCAGGCCGACGTAGCGGGAGTCTTCCGATTCGCGGAACGACTTCCACTTCGCGTACTCGACGGTGTCGAAGATCTTCGCCAGATCGCGCGGCTTGCCGATGTCGGCGAAGCTTTCCAGGCCGAACAAGCCCGGATCGGCCGACGAGATCAGCGGCGCGTGGGCGGAGGCGGCCACGTGGGACAGCTCGTCCAGCAGGTAGAAGTCTTCCGGGTGGCGGGTGAATTCGTAGTCGCCCACCAGCGCGGCGTAAGGCGCGCCGCCGAAGGTGCCGTACTCTTCCTCGTAGATTTTCTTGAACAGCGCGCTCTGGTCAAACTCGGCGGCAGCCTTGAAGTCCTTGACCAAGTCCTTCTTGGACGCGTTCAGCACCTTGATCTTCAGCTGGGTGCTGGTTTCGGACTGCATCACCAGGTAGTTCAGGCCGCGCCACGAAGCTTCCAGTTTCTGGAACTCGGCGTGGTGCATCACGTTGTTCAACTGGTCGGAGATCAGCTTGTCGATCTCGGCGATGCGGGCGTCGATGCTGGCCGACAGGTCGCGCGAGACGGTGACGCTGCCCTGCAGCACCTGGTCGACCAGTTCGCCGATCAGGTCGCGGGTGTGGCTTTTCTCGCTTTCATTGGTGGCGATGCGGCTCTGCTCGATGATGCTGTCGAGCAGGCTGACGCCTTCCGCCGCGGCCGGCGCCGCCTGTTGTTGCAATTCCGCGCTCACTGCTCGCCTCCTTCTTTCTTGCCGCCGATCTGGCGCAGCTTCTCGGTATCGCGCACCACTTCGTCCAGCAGCTCTTCGAGCTTGTCGTTGCCGGCCAGCTTATTGCGCAGATCGGCCAGGCGGGTGCGGGCCTCCAGCAGCTGGTTCAACGGGTCGATCTGGCGAACCACGTTCTGCGGCTCGAAATCCGACAGGCTCTCGAAATTCAATTCCACGCCCAGCTGGGTGCCGTCGTCCTTCAGCGCGTTGTCCACCTTCATCGCCAGGCGCGGCGCCATGCCCTTCAGCACCTCGTCGAAGTTGTCGCGGTCGATCTGGACGAACTTGCGCTCCTTCATCTTCGGCAGCGGCTCCTTGCTGTGGCCGGAATAATCGCCCAGCACGCCCAGCACGAACGGCAGCTCCTTGGTTTCGATCGCGTCGCCGATCTCGACGTCATAGGTGATCTGCACGCGCGGCGGACGGACCCTCGACAGTTTTTTCTGAGTGCTTTCCTTGCCCATGGCTCTTCTCTACAAGATGTTCAAAAAGGTTCAAAACAAAGCTACGCAATATTGCGCGCGAGACTGGATAGAACGGTTCGCAACTGTGCTAAAGACAAGCCCGGATCGTTCAATTGCCGCCCCAGCACATAGGCCGCCTCGGCATAGGACTGGTGATTGCGCCAGGGCGCCTTCACGTCGTCGATATCCACCACGTGCTTCGAATCGAGCGGCGCGCCCCAGCACTGGCTGGCGATCTGCTCGTTCAAACCCGCCGGCAGCAGCACCAGGAAATGCCCTTCCGGGCGGCGCACGATCAGGCATTGCTCCAGCGCCGCGCCGTTGTCGGTGGCGGCGTGGTACAGCGCCAGCCAGGTGACCGCGGCCAACACGTTGTCGCCCTCCACCGCCGGCAAGGGCAGCACATAGGCCTGCACCGGCAGGCTGTCGCGGAACTTCTTCAGCAGCCGGTGGTGGAACACGAAAGCCAGCAGCACCGATTCCAGGTCGCCGCGGCCCGCCGCGCTCAGGCTGCGCGACAGGGAATCGGCGGTCGTCACCGACAGATGCTTCTCCAGCAGTTGCTGCGCCAGGTCGATGTCCGCCACTGACGAAGCGCCGAAGCGCAGCTGCTCCTCCAGAAACTGCTTGCAGGCCAGCATTTCCACCGAGTTCTCGATGGCGCTGGCCAACTGATCCCTGAGGCCGGTGAAGAACAGTTCGTTGGCCAGCAGCAGAATGGCGGTGGACGGCAGCGCCGGATCGATCGCCACCAGCGAGGCCGCCACCAGCGGGTAGTTGCGGCCGCCCTCGTCGCGGCTGGGCTGGATCACCCCCAGCGACAGCCAGTTGTGATCCCGGCTCTGCAGCACGAAGGAGGTCGGCGGCATGCCCAGATAATGGCGCGTCGCCTCCTCGGTGAATTCAAGCCGCTGCAGGCTCTGCGCCAGCAGCTGGTCCAATTGCATCGCCGCCGGATGGGTGGCGTTGACGCGCACGAAATCGGCGCGGCGCGGCAATTTGCCGAAAATGCAGTACTGCGGCGGCACCTCCTGGGTGCGCTTGAAATTGAGCGGCATGCCGTTCATCTCTCCATTACAACGTCACGCGCTCGGGCAACGTCAGTTTGTACAGGCGGTTCAACTGCAGCGGATTGACCCCGCCCAGCATGCGGAAATTGAAGCGAACGGTCTGGCCTTCCGCGCCGCTGCCCTTGGGCAGCGCCCACGTCAGCTGCGCGCCATCGCCGTCCTGGCTGACCTTGGCGCCCGCCAGCAGGCGCATCAGGCCCATGCGGCCGGACTGGTTGCCCACCACGGTGCTGGAGCCCGCGTAGTTGACCACCTGGATGCGCGCGCCTTCGCCGTTGCTGCCCGGCCAGTTGAACGGCTGCCACTGCTGGGGGCCGTTCCGGTAGCGCAGCTCCTGGCCGTCTATGCTCAACACGATCTCGGATAGGCCCGGCGTCGGCAGCGGCTGCAGCTCGAAGCGGCTGTTCTCGCCGTCCTGCAGCTGGGTATTGGCCAGGGCCATCAGGCTGCTGACGCCGCTGAGGAACTGCGGATTGAAGCGCACACCCTGGTTGCCCCATACGCGCGGCACCAGCTCGTCGCCCTTTTTCTGCACCAGGCCGGTCAGATACTTGTTGATGAACTTGTCCAGCGTGCCGTCGTTGGCTTTTACGAAACGGCTGATGTCGGCCACCGACGCGCTGCTGCTGGAGTCGCTGAACGGATACTTGCTCGCCAGCTGTTTCCATTGCGGCAGCACTTCGTTGGCCCAGGCCTGGTTGATGTCCTGCGCCACCGGGCCCAACAAGGCGCTGTACGACTGCGACAGCGGACGCAGCAGCATCGGCCGCACCATCTCGACGGTGTCGGAGGTCGCGCCGGCAAGCAGGGTGTTGTCGACATAGGACAGCGTATCGCCCAGCTCGGAGCCGGAACCGCTCAGTGTGGACTGCAGCGCGGTGCGGGCCTGCGGACCCGGCTGGTCGGTGGTGGCGATCGCCGCCATCTTCACCTTCAGCTTGCCGAGTTGGTCCAGATAGCCGTTGAGCGGCGAATTGTCGCCCTTGACCAGCGCGGCCACGCCTGCGAAGTGCGCACCGACGACGCCGTACTGTTTTTCGTTCTTGGCTGCCGGCGCATCGCCGCTCTTGAAGAACTCGGTGGTCTTCTCCAGCACCGAGCGCTTGGCGGTCTCCAGCGAGCGGTTCAGCTCGGACGGATTGTCCCAGGAAGTTTCCTGCGCCGCCCGGGCCAGGATCAGCTTGATCGGCGAGTTCTGCTTGTCGGCAAGACGGGTCATCGCCGACGCCGACTGCGCCGGGTTGGTGATGTCGCGCACCACCACGCCGGCCAGGAACTTGTGCCAGGCGGCGATGTACTGGGCGCGGTACAGCGCTTCCAGCGCGGCGCGGTTCTTCTCCACGTCGCCGTCCTTGCCGAGGTCGTCCTGGGTGGACGACGCCAGCACCCAGTCGTCGCTGCGGATGGTCCCCTTGCTCGCCTCGTCGATGGCGGCGCGGACATAGGTGTTCCACGCCTCGCGGGTGTAGGCGCCCTCCACCATCTGGCTGCTGGCCATGATGTCCATGTCGCGGTTGTCGAGGATGCGGGCGACGGTCAGCGGCGCGAAGCGGGTGTTGGCGCGCGCCTTGATCTCGTTGTACACGCGCTCCTGGGCGGACAGCTGCTTGAACGAGCCGCGCAGCACGTCGCGCGCGTCGGCGACGACCTTGACGTCGTTGTCGATCAGCGGCAGGTCCTGCTCCTTGATCTGGCTGACGTAGAAAGCCACCAGCTTCTCGGCCTGGCCCATCACCTCGCTGACCGGATACTCGCCGCGCTGGCTCTCCAGCCACGGGCGCCAGTAGCGCGGCAGCTGGTCGGCCAGGTGCGCTTCCTCCATGCGGCGGCGGTCATGCAGCATCAGATAGGTTTTCAGCGCGTTGTAAGCGACGTCGAGCTTTTGCGACTTCTGCGGCTGGCCACTTTCCGCCGCAGGCTCGCCCGCGGCCGGCGCGGAAGCATCGAGCTTGGCGGTAGTCGCACGCTGCGGCAGCTCCAGCGCGCCCAGCTGAATGTT
This genomic window from Chromobacterium violaceum ATCC 12472 contains:
- the tssC gene encoding type VI secretion system contractile sheath large subunit, producing the protein MSAELQQQAAPAAAEGVSLLDSIIEQSRIATNESEKSHTRDLIGELVDQVLQGSVTVSRDLSASIDARIAEIDKLISDQLNNVMHHAEFQKLEASWRGLNYLVMQSETSTQLKIKVLNASKKDLVKDFKAAAEFDQSALFKKIYEEEYGTFGGAPYAALVGDYEFTRHPEDFYLLDELSHVAASAHAPLISSADPGLFGLESFADIGKPRDLAKIFDTVEYAKWKSFRESEDSRYVGLVLPHVLGRLPYGRDNVPVEEFDFEENVDGSNHDKYLWTNAAYAYAARLTDAFAQFGWLAAIRGVEGGGLVEGLPAHTFKTDDGEVALKCPTEVAITDRTEKLLSDLGFISLVHCKNTDYAAFFGGQSAQKAKTYNTDSANANARLSTQLPYIFAVSRIAHYMKSIMRDKIGSFASRQNVQDYLNTWLAQYVLLDDSASQEAKAKYPLREARVDVVEVPGKPGVYRAAAFLRPHFQLDELTISLRLVAELPQPAG
- the tssB gene encoding type VI secretion system contractile sheath small subunit, which produces MGKESTQKKLSRVRPPRVQITYDVEIGDAIETKELPFVLGVLGDYSGHSKEPLPKMKERKFVQIDRDNFDEVLKGMAPRLAMKVDNALKDDGTQLGVELNFESLSDFEPQNVVRQIDPLNQLLEARTRLADLRNKLAGNDKLEELLDEVVRDTEKLRQIGGKKEGGEQ
- the tagF gene encoding type VI secretion system-associated protein TagF → MPLNFKRTQEVPPQYCIFGKLPRRADFVRVNATHPAAMQLDQLLAQSLQRLEFTEEATRHYLGMPPTSFVLQSRDHNWLSLGVIQPSRDEGGRNYPLVAASLVAIDPALPSTAILLLANELFFTGLRDQLASAIENSVEMLACKQFLEEQLRFGASSVADIDLAQQLLEKHLSVTTADSLSRSLSAAGRGDLESVLLAFVFHHRLLKKFRDSLPVQAYVLPLPAVEGDNVLAAVTWLALYHAATDNGAALEQCLIVRRPEGHFLVLLPAGLNEQIASQCWGAPLDSKHVVDIDDVKAPWRNHQSYAEAAYVLGRQLNDPGLSLAQLRTVLSSLARNIA
- the tssM gene encoding type VI secretion system membrane subunit TssM is translated as MASAIGFLILIALIWWLGPWLGLKSVEARLGWIVAVMIVWVLALLIGQALARRAGGLLEGMLRRQADDAVINASADKRAEVTLLRQRLLGAIDTLKKSNLGSARGSAALYELPWYMIIGHPAAGKSSAILQSGLSFPFSDKSGIQGVGGTRNCDWFFSTEGVLLDTAGRYATESEDRTEWLAFLKLLKKHRAKAPVNGIMVAISLPELAQHNSEGFVLYARQVRERIHEVCNTFGLMVPIYLVFTKLDLLGGFAQFFHDAGEEERSRVWGATLSADQGTGFDAGAVVSQQFEQLYRGLVQMGEEKLVGARGDAVKSAHFAFPIEFHGLQEAVVKFVRLLFEEDPYHSRPLLRGFYFTSALQEGVPRIVTAGRVQGQFDLSSAGIDKHQAPASYSYFLRGLFREVLFPDQHLIFQQTRPSGSRWRLVGMAAGLVSLAAVAGAWTWSFVGNQQMIAQVNAERVQAQKLAASGQLYDRLNGLLILQRRLEELQNYRRNGEPWQVGLGLYQGEELERNLRKAYFAGLKDVMLRPVQKNLETTLAALKPGAVQPVAVTQPPKPEPKPEAKPAPAPKPLKPYKPRPKHGLPNIQLGALELPQRATTAKLDASAPAAGEPAAESGQPQKSQKLDVAYNALKTYLMLHDRRRMEEAHLADQLPRYWRPWLESQRGEYPVSEVMGQAEKLVAFYVSQIKEQDLPLIDNDVKVVADARDVLRGSFKQLSAQERVYNEIKARANTRFAPLTVARILDNRDMDIMASSQMVEGAYTREAWNTYVRAAIDEASKGTIRSDDWVLASSTQDDLGKDGDVEKNRAALEALYRAQYIAAWHKFLAGVVVRDITNPAQSASAMTRLADKQNSPIKLILARAAQETSWDNPSELNRSLETAKRSVLEKTTEFFKSGDAPAAKNEKQYGVVGAHFAGVAALVKGDNSPLNGYLDQLGKLKVKMAAIATTDQPGPQARTALQSTLSGSGSELGDTLSYVDNTLLAGATSDTVEMVRPMLLRPLSQSYSALLGPVAQDINQAWANEVLPQWKQLASKYPFSDSSSSASVADISRFVKANDGTLDKFINKYLTGLVQKKGDELVPRVWGNQGVRFNPQFLSGVSSLMALANTQLQDGENSRFELQPLPTPGLSEIVLSIDGQELRYRNGPQQWQPFNWPGSNGEGARIQVVNYAGSSTVVGNQSGRMGLMRLLAGAKVSQDGDGAQLTWALPKGSGAEGQTVRFNFRMLGGVNPLQLNRLYKLTLPERVTL